The Clavelina lepadiformis chromosome 3, kaClaLepa1.1, whole genome shotgun sequence region CATATTATTTCAtagaacttaaaataattttgaaatagcaAACTTGCTGgataaaaagcaaataaaaacaacaattacttgttctaatgtaaaacataaagtttaatgtaatgttatgaaagtttttttattttaatattttaggtTTTGAGTTATTTAAACATGGAATAAATAGTTATAACTTACTATTTTCAGATACACAATCTACATTATATGAACAAACGTTATTCAGACGTTCCACTAActcaggggcgggcaacttcttcggtcggcgggcctgatatgagaaaatgaagtacttggcgggccggattcctgaatagattggaacacagctttgtcttattaatgttcatggtcgaaaatgtttgctcataaatgtaggctatgtagacccgaacagaacaagtagatttatggccatctttctcaggttggcaaacttggacttattcagtgacgcaatacagggattgcggcagaatgtggccaCATTAttatgtaagaccggaaactgtctgcgggccgcgcaaaatcccgtcgcgggccgtatgttgcccacccctgcacTAACTGATAGTGAACGCTTATCATTTACCTTTCAATCAAACGACGAGAAGAGAACGCCCACGTTAGGCTATGCCCgagtaatttcaaactttgatgGGCAAAGTATGGTAATTGGTTTTTCACCCTCCATTCCTGGGTGAATGGCTTTACTTGAAAACCAATCATAGCCAGTGGCGTAGCCAGAAAAAAATTGGGGGGggtcaaatatttcatgaaattacAAAGAGAACTAtacaaattgttggttttaagACACCACCACCCGATGTAGAAAcctatagacacaaaatatggGGGCGGGGTGGCCAAGGCCCCTTTCACCCCTttgaaatatagcctacagtaagGCCTGAACAATACAATTTAGTGTTCAGCCACTCCATacaggaaaatttttaaaacgactACAAATTGCCAACTTTAAACCTAAGAATTGAGTCCGAGATACAAATTTATACTGAACAATAGCTCGTGTAATTGGGTAATGCGAACAATTCTAAAGCATATAGTACCGAACTGTTTTTGATAGATTCTTTCTAAAGCAACTTAAAGTATAAGATATAATTCAATAAAACtaatcaaaataaacacattccTCCTAAACACCTTTTTgtttgacacattttgtaatctttgtgttatgtgtttaacatttaaacgCCTAAAGCGTGGAAAAAGTGTACAATAGGCTTAAATCATTATTAAACGTGTAATGGATTGTGGTGTTTAACCCataaagtgtttaaattttgtcaaattaacaaaatttatacacttaaacacataattaaacactttaacatgtttaaagaagtaaaattgtgtttaaattttaaacacatgaaTGACAGTGCACGTCTGCACTCTTATGCCTATATATGGTTTCGCATATATGGAGTCCCACACAGTTGCTCTTTAAAGTAATATCCAACTGCAGTAAGATATCGGTTAAGTTCGCAACTTGAATCTGAGTAGCTTGCGCGAACTTAGCAATTACGgttttgtaaatacagtagCAATACAACAGGCGTATTAGTATGTAGGCCTATGGCTATACcagtaaaacttaaaacgtTGATCAATAACCAATACTGATgaattttttaactaaaattaaactaaCCTAACTTTTTATGTAGCCTACAACAGACGtaatttgcaaataatatGCGCAAATATGTATTGTCATCAGCGAATATGCAGATTCATGATATGCTTAATAAATCGTGAACTTTAGCAAAACTACTTGTTTCGTCTCTTTTTATGACACATTGACTCGTTTTTGACGACATGTTTGATTGACTGTAAGTACCaattaacttttgaaaaaattggatCGAGAAGGTGTGATAAATTTTTGCGAACTTATAACCGAGATGCAAACTTAAACGGATATTACTGTACTAAAGCCGTGTATGCTGAAATCAGTGTGTTTTAGTTTAAGCACATTAGTGCTTTCTAAGGCATTGTACATGAAAATACgcacaaatcttagaaataagcacGGAATGACACCTTGCGTAAAAGACATAAACATATATATCGTATCGTATATACATAAACAAGAGGCTCTCACAGGCTGCTCATTTTGAAATGATAAATCCACCATATACTTTCATCGTTTCTTCAACATGGTACatcatttttataagaaagCAAGTAACTACGGCAACTGTCGCATTTTGTGCTGGTGTTGTCTTTGCGTAACTTCCGCAGTATAATTTCCTGGTATCTTACTTTCCTCAAACTTTTAACGCACTGTATGAAGTTCCACTACATCACTGCTTCCTCATATGAACGTGCTAGCGTTAcattaaacaaagcaaaaagtaAACTTATACAAACTTAGAAGCCCAACTGGTGACAAATGCACAGAAAGTTGCTAAGACCAGACAGACAGGAGTTTTCTGAATACAATGTTTGGCTAAATAGGACGAAAAGTGTGACAGACATAGCTTctgtgtaaatgttttttgatttctattttgaaaatacagTTTCATGCAGCTTTCAAGGGTAAGCTACGAcaaatgttgttgttgttgttggttgCAAAACTATTCAGTAGCGCAACAGCACAACTGGTTAAATAATTACAAATGACAGGTAGCTAATCCAGCGTACCACACCAAAACAGAAAGCGGGTTCAATATATGCCAACTTTGCCAAAGCATCGTTGCAACTTATAACCGCTTCTGATTAAGGTTAATCGGATATAAGTTACACACACAAACGACTTGCACAAGCTGCAAATTTCAACATGATAAATCTACTATATCCTTTCATGAGTGTGCAAATTATATCAGAATACTTCCAAATAAAGATTAAAGTTAGCCTATTTTGTATGGTACAGACACAGAATAACAGAATGGaaaataatttgacaaattgaTTTAAGTATTTCTAAGAATTTCCTAAGTCCCCGGCCATTGGTCCTTTTACATTTTGTAATGTGCGCAACATCGTTGTTTCTTGTTTCATCTTGTTCAACGCTGACAAACGTCTAGTACAAAGTTTTGGATAGTTGTGAGATATAAAGATTGTAGACTGTTATTAAACTGCCTGTCAGCACAAGCAGACTTAATGTGGACTATTTCTAACGttactgtatattttattGCCTGTGAAAAGGATATTTCTTTAATAGAACCTAAACTTGTAGAAATTATTGACGATGACTGCAAGCAAAATGGCGTGCCTCTTTTTCCTCTTAACCTTGTTATTTGGTCAAGGTTTTTCGTTTTCTCTTTCCAATCTTATTTCCAAACTTGCTTGCCTCTTTACCACTTGTGACGAAAATTCTTCTCGATCAGAAGAGCCAGGTCAGTCAACCAATTGCATCCGCTTTAACAATACAATGGTTTTAAACCCAAGGAAGTACGTAAATTACGACATGACTACTAAAGAAGCGTGGGACCGTTTTCTTAATATGTCCGGCAAAGACCAACAGGTTCTGCGTTTAACTGTAAACAATTTTCTTGATGGCAACTGCAACTGCAAAAATCGACTTACTGAGATATTCTATCATTTTGTTCTTCCGGAATGTGTTGCTAACAGCGAACTTTCATCATCAAAAGTAATCCTACCATGCTTTCAATATTGTAACACTCTCGTATACAAGTAAGTGGACAATAAAGGTCATATGCAAACTACTTTTCAAGTATAGCCTGACTTTAACTTGATTTTTCTAGTTTTTGTTTAGTTCTGTTAAACCCTTAAGCTAACCTACCTCACTTTATTGAAGAAAGTTGGTGGTTGCATTTTCTTTCCAGCTGGTAATGCTTTTACTTTTACGTATTAGCAGTAAAGAACTACAGTTACACAACTTTAGTCTGGGCAATTGACTCTTATAACATGACTGTCTTTAAAAACTGCAATATGGgtctttttgtatttttgtggcACAGATGTCTTCTTAACGCTTCAGACACTCAAACACTAAGTATAAGGAATGCCACAGGACAGAATACGGAAGACTTTTGCAAAGATCTACCTCATCACAACTGTTGGAACAACAGCGAACCTTTGATTAGTAAGATTTATTCCTATAAGgcagtttttgtatttttattatgcTTTATATCTGTTCTTATAGTTTCTTATGTATATTCTAACTATAATAAACTGCTCCACTCACTTCGTAGATTGCACTGGTCAAAGGGAAGTAGTTACATACCCAAACAACGTTAGCAAACAACCAAGCACCGTTATCCCAAACAACCAAGATGATAATGCTATCCCAAACGACCAAGTGATTATAATAGCTTGTTCCGTATCTGCCTTCATTGTTTTGATCTTGGTTGCTGCTATTATACTACGAGTACGATCACGGAAAGGCAACGCCCAGCGCAAACCAATCGTTGGGCTTGCCGATGAAGTCCAGCAACAGAAAAGTTCCGTAAATGCTGCCTACAACGCAAGGGATGAAGATCTGAATCTAACATACAACACACTTGATGTAGGAGATGCAAATCCTGCATCAAAACCAACCTCGTCAAAATTCGAAGACTGCTATGATCATATTAATGTACTGAATGCTCCTGCAAAATCACAGGATGCAACTTACCTTTGTGCGGAAGACGTAAGTAAAAAAGTGGATAGAGTAGAAGCTGATGGCGAGTTTTATACACAggtcaataaataaattttgaaaatatgttcgCTTGTTTCTTGACTTATGTTGGACATTGTTGTGACCTTTACTTGGTTTTGAAGTATTCCTGCAAAGACGGGCCTTTACTAAAGCTACTATTTCACCGACTATTATAGTTGGGCTTTTAGGCTCAAGAATAAAtacttaaattttatgctgacaaaaatgttttgaactaTTTGTTAAACCTTTTTTAACCACatgataaattaaatattttcgtTTATTATTGGTGTTTCTACATATTTAGGGcctatattaaaaaaaatatgctaTATGTCTCCATTACATACATTCTATAAGCAGTAATtctttatactgtatattaacACTCCGATTTTGTATATGCATGGTCTATTTAGATCAAACAATAGTTGTAAGGGGTAATTGTTATAACAACAGCATGATgtcgaaaaaaaaacttggtaTGTGGTAAACAACAGTTTCTCTTTTTAGAGTGGATTTAGGCTATTACACTTTGGCTTGTACACATCGAGGACAACGTTTTATGCAGAAATCTTACTTTCTGTTGTCAACTTTCTCATTATAGTTTCTGGCTTTCTCATTTCCCCACATACTTTAACGCTGTGTATTAATTTGTGTCTTCATTTCCTCGTATGAAGATACGAGGATACAAACATTAAATGAAGCAAAGTAAGCAAGCAAGCTGAAATGAGATTAGCAGCGAATGGTAACACCCAGCTGAGCAGCAAGCTTTCAGTGATTTGTGTTTCAAGGAACAGTTTCTTTTAACACATTGCAGAGGCAGGCGGACAAGAGGCAATGGATCTCTGAACAGTTCTATACCACCTCAACCCAACAGCACTGAGTTTAACCAAAGACTTTATCTAAGATATAAATTATCCGATGCTTAAACTATATCCCAGATTAGGGTGAcctacaaattatttttaaaacgttcCAACCGCAAAAACAATCACTTAGTTGATTTCTGTTTAGTTGTTTACTGTATACCGGACTTTTGTTTCGGATCAAACCTAAACCTAGAAGCTCACTTCGAAGTTACTGTGAGTGAGGTTCACCAAATCGGtgaaacaaattcaacaaacaataattcacagggaaacaaaatttttgttgcattgaTACTAACAACTGTTCTTACACAATAGGAGTGTGCTGAATTCAAACTTGATGttagttttgttttcagtaGCATAAACAGGAATTTGTAAAGGGGGTAGGGGGTTGACCTCGCAACGTTATCTCTAAAAAAGTTTATACCTAAAAGTTTGCCCTTTTCTAAAGGGCACTATACTACAGAAACCGCTTTCCGTCTATTAAATCTAATATGTCTGGGACAGCATTTTCCCATTTAAAAGCCATACAAAAGTAACTGAGCGCTTTCTAACGCATGATAATGATATCATACAGGTATGGGTATGAATGAAACGCAAAGTATACTTTAGGTTTTTGAAAGATATCAGGATTAAGAATTGCATCAAGATAAAGGGAGTAAAGTTTTTCAGGGCACTTATAGCTCTGAAAAAACTGATGGTTACTTGCGCGTTCTAATGAAACAACGCTacaaacaactaaaactaCAGAAAATTGAAGACCTAAAACATATCACATATATCCCCTTAACTATTAAATAAATGACTTATTCAGCAAATACTTGCATCTTATCagatattttttatcattatcAGTTCAGCCACAGATGGAATGCTTTCTGAAATGTCAAAGCTGAATTACAATGCTTggtaaaatgaaaactaaGAATATCTCAAATACCTGACGTCAGTGCTGTAActaagtcatttttttaagactcgagtcaagtcaagtcaagtctcAAGTTGACTTAaatcaagtcgagtcaaattaCTAATTTGCTCAAGTCAAGTCTAGTCATGCTAAAATATAatgtcaataaagtcaaatcGAGTAGTACAGAGAAGAAGGCAATATTACCGCCTAACCTAAGTATATCGACCGCGTCATAGAGTACCCACACCATACTACTGATAAAATGACTGCAACATTGCTATCCCACGTTTTGCAAGCTCCAGCATCACACTACACACGGATGTAGGTATGCGTCATAACGGTGTATTCTTTGATcgccaaaaataaaacatgaacAACTAAACACCCTTGGTGAGGTGGCATCACATAAGAGTATCGGTGACTATATACGTTTAACCGATCGTTCGCAAAGaaatcaaatgtttttaattcaGTTGGTCAAAAAACTAACAACTAAGATTTAATGACTTGCGTCAAGTTACTTTCCCGAGACTCgattcaagtcaagtcatttcaagcaatgactcgagtcaagtcaagtaatttaaaaacttgacttgactcgagtttATAAAAAATGCCACAGGACAAACATCGGAAAACGTTTGCAACGGATTGCTTAACCAGAGCTGTTGGTACAATACAGAAACTTTTATAAGTaagatttttgaaatcaaCTTGATATTTACGTGATACCCATATAAACAAACTTTCTcatcttgttttattttaatgaacaatattttttaataattataaactaTTATAAGCTGCACTGCTCTATTCATAGATTGTACTGGCCAGTAGATAGTAAATGTATTGCAACTTCCATTTGACAACCCTGCAACCTCGAACTGCGCAAGCAACCAAAAGACTATAATAGCATGTTCTGTATCTGCCTTTGTTGTTCTTCTAATCTTGGTGGCTGTTATCGTGCTACGAGTGCAATCAACAAGCGATAGCAATAAACATAAATCGGAAGTTGAACCCAATGATCAAACAACACTTGAATCAAATTCTGTGAATGCTGCCTTCAACGCAAGAGACGAAGATCTAATATAACATACAATGCCTTGCATATAGCAGATGCAAATCCTGCATCGAAACTAACCTCGCCGGATACCGAGGACTGCTATAATCATATTAATGTAACCATAGCTCATGCCCAATCACAGCATGCAACTGACCTTAGCGCTGAAGACGTAAGAAGCATCATTTGTAGCTAATGTTTATACTGTACTttatactgtacagtgtacatgTACTGTATCACGCAATTTTTGTGCCGTCTACCCATATGTTATATTTACAAGATATCGTCAAACTTGCaatctactgtatatattcaCGTAACTTCTaaataacttataaaaaaacaCCGTGTCTATCACAGAACAATACGGCTTAAGAAAAGAAAGCTAATACTATAATCAATTACGTTAgtctttaaaatttcttattttatgCTGATTCAGATTAAAGTGTAAAATCGTTATTGGTACGGgagcattttttgtttgttaaatataaaataaacaatgttgTCCAAAAGAAGttgttttgtcatatttcAAGATCTGAGTGGGATTTTGCCCCCGATATTTCAGTCAGCTACTGTATTTGGCAAGTTTAGTTTACGGACTATCAGAtcatttttacaaatgttttttccTAGTACTTTATAACGTAAATAAATTATCCAtagaatgaaataaaaatgccAGACTGAGACCCCACCCTCGAAATTTCCGTGagttataaatataatttatttaaaggaTTTCGGTCGTTTTTTACTTGGAGAAGTTTCGTATTGGTACTTTAGGACGTAATTAAGAACCAATTTGGCGACAAAATAGGGTGACATCACGTCAAAAGCCTCATTGAAACTAGAGGAGAATCGCACGCAATCCACTATAGTTGGTTACAAAATCAAGATAGCctatgtttgcaaaaaaagacTTGAAATTTTGCTATCATTActaccaataaaattttcaataacaaataacaaagtttTCTTGTTAATTGGCTCCAAAGTTACTTAAGATTTCAGCTGAAGTAAATCTAAAACTACACATAATAAGATAGAAATTTAGCTTTATTTTGATTTCAGCTTTCATACCTAATATTCCTGGTAACTCTTGAGGAAGGAGAAAAGCCAGCTCCATAGCAAATTGATAGACCTATACAGGATGGAAGAGAACGGGATGAACGCCACAGGACAATGGACCGCTGCTCAAGGTTACTAAATGATAATTTGAAATGAATCTGGCCGACTTCGGTATATTGCGCATAGCAAATACGTTGTTCGTGTTAAGTGTTcctaaacttttaataaaatatatattacaATAGCAAGCTCATAGTTTGCGTACTTGTAGAAGAAACACTTTGCAaccatttaaacaaaaacgcTTCGATCCTGAATGCCTCAAGCCTGATGAAACAACGAAGCCTCTCAAACCTCTAAAAATTTCTTATAAGAGGTTAAGACTTgccataaaaataaacttgcttAATACCAAGGTTGACTTAGTAGTAAGGATTGAATTGATCATTTTCAAGTAAGAGATTTAAAGtgaaatttctttaaactAAAAACCTATCCGAGTTAGAATTATAAGAAACCCCCCGggcttaaatttaaaataaagtcgGGTCAGATTCGGGCCCGAACTTTTATTCACTATCTGCCACATTTACGTTAACTTCACTTTCCTTACACAAATGTGAATGCGCGGAGTGCGAAAGTCCTTCAGCAGAGCGCAGAGCGCAGAGCGCAAAGCTCAACTTAGATAAGGATAACAGTCGACGAATGGCATCAACAGATGAAATTGATTCAATCAGTAAATTTAAGTTTCGGGCCTAATtcagttttcaaataaatttttaggtTCGGGCCTGGTTTGGGTTAACAATTTAAGGCCCGTTTACAACTCTGACCCGAGTATATAATTGTACTCAATACTGCTAAGTTACAAGAAGTTCTATTTCTTACAAATAAATCTTTAGAAACACATAGCCTTCAACGCTATGTGACAAAGTTAATAGGTTTGTATAGTTTGCACTGCCTAACTTAACATAAATCACAGTTTGAAAATACAAGTGAGACATTTAAATTCTTTAACACGAGGTCAACGCGCTGCTCGCTCGTCAAAAATTGATTCTAGCCACATGAGCTTAACTGAAGTAAACTTCAGCGAAACCTTGCAAGGGGAGCCAGTAAgagatgaaacaatttttccaGCTGCTGATAATAATCACCGAGAGTTGGATGTTTTGCTCCAGGAAAGGGTCGTAAAAGAGCCCAATTCTCGGAGCAGTACTTATGAACTATAAATTACCGTTAGAAAGAAATTCGTCGTTTTTATCGCTTATACTTTATGTATAtcaaagttttctgaatacggAAAGCGAGTACATGGAAACCAAGCAAACCGCCATAATAAAGAGGTTATATCCTCACATGTTTAATACTGGTGTTAGAATGATCcttaaaagaaagaaataacATGTTTCTTCCATACCGTACAAAAAGTACAACTCACAATGAGTTAACACTTTGACGACACATTGCTGATGCGGTATTATATTTTTCTCTCACGTGTCTGTGATAATCTGTAGTTCAGGATCGAAAATACCGAAGACAACAAATCATGTACAAACCAAAAAAGCAAGTTGTTTATTGTATATTCACACACCAGTTGGCGATATACATTCACGTTTGTCACTGGAATGATTTAGTCAAATAGTTCCCGAAATGGGCGCTGGTCACAAACTGGGCTATTGCGGGGCGCCGAGAGTAAATCGGGGCAGTTACAAGAACAGGATGACGACGCGacttttattcattttttgcttCAAAAATAATACGAAGCAGAAAGATGATGACTGTTGGAGCTCTGTGACAGATAATGTGGTAATTCTTGTTGGCAACGTCGCTTCACAGAGTGATTTGTTTTTGAACAGCAAATGTTCAGCCAGCCTGgtgtttatgacgtaacaaaactttctttgacTTGAATGGTACCTAGTTTTGATGGCAGGAATTAGGCTTGTGGATGTTCACTTTATTTGCTTATCGATgtagttaaaagaaaagcgattAAACAGTTCGAAAGAGAAATGTCTTGCTgtgtcagaaatgttttagctGTAGAAATTGACCCATCGTACATCGAGTAA contains the following coding sequences:
- the LOC143449360 gene encoding uncharacterized protein LOC143449360: MTASKMACLFFLLTLLFGQGFSFSLSNLISKLACLFTTCDENSSRSEEPGQSTNCIRFNNTMVLNPRKYVNYDMTTKEAWDRFLNMSGKDQQVLRLTVNNFLDGNCNCKNRLTEIFYHFVLPECVANSELSSSKVILPCFQYCNTLVYKCLLNASDTQTLSIRNATGQNTEDFCKDLPHHNCWNNSEPLINCTGQREVVTYPNNVSKQPSTVIPNNQDDNAIPNDQVIIIACSVSAFIVLILVAAIILRVRSRKGNAQRKPIVGLADEVQQQKSSVNAAYNARDEDLNLTYNTLDVGDANPASKPTSSKFEDCYDHINVLNAPAKSQDATYLCAEDVSKKVDRVEADGEFYTQVNK